One segment of bacterium DNA contains the following:
- a CDS encoding DUF1566 domain-containing protein gives MWSQSDSLEGMDWVKALQWVQQKNKENYLGHSDWRLPDVKELQGIVDYSKSPSQTNTASIDSVFNSTEITNEAGQRDWPWYWSSTTHVETDPRTGSDSGKSAAYICFGRATGKQFGMWLDVHGAGAQRTDSKVVDTKQSMGGQAPQGDATRITNFVRIVRSL, from the coding sequence ATGTGGAGTCAAAGTGACAGTCTCGAAGGTATGGATTGGGTAAAAGCCCTTCAGTGGGTGCAACAAAAGAACAAGGAAAATTACCTAGGTCACTCCGACTGGCGCTTGCCGGACGTTAAAGAACTTCAAGGAATAGTTGATTACTCAAAATCTCCAAGCCAGACCAACACTGCATCAATTGATTCAGTTTTCAATTCAACAGAAATCACAAATGAAGCTGGGCAGCGTGACTGGCCTTGGTATTGGTCTTCAACAACTCACGTGGAAACCGACCCAAGAACTGGATCAGACAGCGGAAAAAGCGCGGCATACATCTGCTTTGGTCGCGCAACAGGAAAGCAATTTGGAATGTGGCTGGATGTACATGGAGCAGGTGCTCAGCGGACAGATTCGAAGGTCGTTGATACGAAGCAGTCCATGGGCGGGCAGGCTCCGCAAGGTGATGCCACCCGCATCACTAACTTTGTGCGAATA